The sequence AAGGCGGCGCGCACGGTGGTTTCGGCAATCTCGACCCGGCGGTCGGCCAGGTAGCGGGCCTGGTCGAGGTCACGGCGCTTGGCGTTGGCCAGGGTCGCAATGGCCTGCTGGGCCTGCAGGCGCTCGAAGGCGGCCAGCTCGTTGGTGTCCGGGTTGGCCTGGATCGCCATCAGGCGCTGGGTCAGCTGGGCAACGGCCGGGTCTTCGGCGGCGAAGGCCAGCGGCGACAGGGCCAGGCCGGCGGCGAGCAGCAGGGGCGAGAGGCGCAGGGCGGTCTTCATCGGCGGCCCTCCCCGTCGGCGAGCTGGCGTTCGAGCTGGGTGACCTCGTTGCGGCGCAGCTGCAGCTGGGCGGTGGCGGTGGCTTCTTCGCTGCGGGCGCGGGCCAGGTCGGCGTCGGCGGTGGCACGCACGGCCATGGCCGGGGCGTTCTTGCGCTCGCGGCGGTCGCTGGCGGCGGCCTGGGCCTGCTCCAGGCCCTGGCGGGCCACGGCGATCAGGTCCGGGGCGTACTGGTCGGCGTCGGCCTGGGTGGCCTTGTCCACCGCCTGCCGGGCCTGCATCAATTCCAGGGCGCCATCCTGCGCCTGGGCGGCACCAGAGAGCGCGAATGCGCACGCCATCACATACAGAGTACGTCGTATTTGTGCGAAGCTAGGATTCATTGGGGGTGCCGTTCGCCTGAAGTAGGTGCGCGGCCATTGTCGGAAGCCTGCGGCGTACCTGCAAGGGCACGCGGCTGATTGTTGGGGAAACATTTCGCATGGATATCGGCTATTTCCTGAAGCTGATGACCGAAAAGAACGCTTCGGACATGTTTTTGACCACCGGCGCGCCGGTGTACATCAAGATCGAAGGCAAGCTTTACCCGTTGGGGAACACCGGGTTGCCGCCGGGCATGGTCAAGAAAATCGCTTATTCGCTGATGGACGAGGGCCAGGTGCCGCAGTTCGAGCGCGACCTTGAGCTCAACATGGCCATCGCCCTGCCCGACGCGGGGCGCTTCCGCGTCAACGTGTTCAAGCAGCGCGGTGAGGTGGGCATGGTGATCCGTGCCATCCGCAGCAAGATCCCGAGCATTGAAGAGCTCAACCTGCCCCAGGTCCTGAAGGACGTCATCATGACCCCGCGCGGGCTGGTGCTGGTGGTGGGCTCGACCGGTTCGGGCAAGTCGACCTCGCTGGCCTCGATGATCGACCACCGCAACAGCACCACGACCGGGCACATCCTCACCATCGAGGACCCGATCGAGTACCTGCACAAGCACAAGATGTCGATCGTCAACCAGCGTGAGGTCGGGCTGGACACGCATGCCTTCCACAACGCGTTGAAGAACGCGATGCGAGAAGCGCCGGACGTGATCCTGATCGGCGAAATCCTGGATGCGGAGACCATGGAGGCGGCCATTGCGTTCGCCGAAACCGGTCACCTGTGCCTGGCCACGCTGCACTCCAACAACGCCGACCAGACCATCGAGCGCATCCTCAACTTCTTCCCCGAGAGCGCGCACCGCAACGTGCTGATGAACCTCTCGCTGAACCTGCGCGCGGTGATTTCCCAGCGCCTGGTCAAGGGCCAGGACGGGCGCCGCCTGCCGGCGACGGAAGTGTTGATCAACACGCCGATGATCCGCGACCTGCTGCGTCGCGGCCAGGTGCACGAGATCAAGGCGGCGATGGAAGCCTCGCTGGAAGAAGGCATGGAGAGTTTCGACCAGTGCCTGTTCCGGATGGCCAAGAACGGCATCATCGAGCAGGAAGAAGCGCTGCGCGCAGCCGATTCACGCGACGGCCTGGCGTTGAAGTTCCGCCTGTCCGAAGGCGGCAGCGAGCACGACCCGTATGCGGATTATTCGGCGGCGACGCCGGCGGCGATCACGCACGGGTTCTGATGCAGGTACAAGGAATCAGGCCGCTGCGTCGGCCTGATTCTCCGGTCGCGCGGCATCAAACGCCTCCAACGCCAGGCATGCCTCTTCAATCCGCACCAGCGTCGGGTACGGCGTCAGGTCCACGTTGAACCGCTTCGCGTTGAACAGCTGCGGCACCAGGCAGCAGTCGGCCAGGGTCGGGGTGTCGCCGTGGCAGAAGCGCCCGGTTTCCACCGACTCGACCAGCATGCGCTCCATCGCGTCGAACCCCACCTGCATCCAGTGTTTGGTCCAGTCGTCGCGCTCGGGCTGCGGTACATGCCAGGTGTCGCTGAAGAACTGCATCACCCGCAGGTTGTTGAGCGGGTGGATGTCGCACGCCACCAGCTGGGCCAGCGCGCGCACGCGGGCCCGGCCCAGCGCGTCGTCGGGCATCAACGCCGGCTCCGGGAACACCTCGTCGAGGTACTCCAGGATCGACATCGACTGCCGCACCACGCTTTCGCCATGCACCAGGGTCGGCACCAGCTCCTGCGGGTTGAGCGCGGCATAGCCCTCGCTGTGCTGCTGGCCGCCGTCGCGGACCAGGTGCACTGGCGTGATCTGGTGCGCCAGGCCTTTCAGGTTCAG is a genomic window of Stenotrophomonas bentonitica containing:
- a CDS encoding DUF4398 domain-containing protein, whose product is MNPSFAQIRRTLYVMACAFALSGAAQAQDGALELMQARQAVDKATQADADQYAPDLIAVARQGLEQAQAAASDRRERKNAPAMAVRATADADLARARSEEATATAQLQLRRNEVTQLERQLADGEGRR
- a CDS encoding PilT/PilU family type 4a pilus ATPase, producing the protein MDIGYFLKLMTEKNASDMFLTTGAPVYIKIEGKLYPLGNTGLPPGMVKKIAYSLMDEGQVPQFERDLELNMAIALPDAGRFRVNVFKQRGEVGMVIRAIRSKIPSIEELNLPQVLKDVIMTPRGLVLVVGSTGSGKSTSLASMIDHRNSTTTGHILTIEDPIEYLHKHKMSIVNQREVGLDTHAFHNALKNAMREAPDVILIGEILDAETMEAAIAFAETGHLCLATLHSNNADQTIERILNFFPESAHRNVLMNLSLNLRAVISQRLVKGQDGRRLPATEVLINTPMIRDLLRRGQVHEIKAAMEASLEEGMESFDQCLFRMAKNGIIEQEEALRAADSRDGLALKFRLSEGGSEHDPYADYSAATPAAITHGF
- the maiA gene encoding maleylacetoacetate isomerase — encoded protein: MNIPADRIELFSYWRSSAAYRVRIGLNLKGLAHQITPVHLVRDGGQQHSEGYAALNPQELVPTLVHGESVVRQSMSILEYLDEVFPEPALMPDDALGRARVRALAQLVACDIHPLNNLRVMQFFSDTWHVPQPERDDWTKHWMQVGFDAMERMLVESVETGRFCHGDTPTLADCCLVPQLFNAKRFNVDLTPYPTLVRIEEACLALEAFDAARPENQADAAA